One stretch of Serinicoccus hydrothermalis DNA includes these proteins:
- the nudC gene encoding NAD(+) diphosphatase, whose translation MTAADETYLDLALSRSRVDRWASVRTDDAELAAVLRRPATRVLELRGAKAPLERDPVRLRLRAPEPEDAQRSPWFLGRDEGADFVAVTVPPDPGAPDAGAPEDPSWAGLREVGADLDDADAGLLTAATALQGWHARHGYCPRCGTATEVMQGGWLRRCPRDGSEHHPRTDPAVIMAVTDDQDRLLLATGLPWPEGRVSVLAGFVEAGESLEAAVAREVGEEVGVEVTDLRYRGNQPWPFPASLMMAYRARALGTELRVQESELRSARWYSRDELAEGIRAGRLTLPSRVSIAHRLIQEWFGAALPGDGPAVPW comes from the coding sequence GTGACGGCAGCAGACGAGACCTATCTGGACCTCGCCCTCTCCCGGTCACGGGTCGACCGGTGGGCGAGCGTCCGCACGGACGACGCCGAGCTGGCGGCGGTGTTGCGCCGGCCCGCCACGCGGGTGCTGGAGCTGCGGGGCGCCAAGGCCCCCCTGGAGCGTGACCCGGTGCGGCTGCGGCTGCGGGCGCCCGAGCCGGAGGACGCGCAGCGTAGCCCGTGGTTCCTCGGACGGGACGAGGGTGCCGACTTCGTCGCGGTCACGGTCCCGCCCGACCCGGGCGCGCCGGACGCCGGTGCCCCGGAGGACCCCTCCTGGGCCGGCCTGCGCGAGGTGGGCGCGGACCTCGACGACGCCGACGCCGGGCTGCTCACCGCGGCGACGGCGCTGCAGGGCTGGCACGCGCGGCACGGCTACTGCCCCCGCTGCGGGACGGCGACCGAGGTCATGCAGGGCGGCTGGCTGCGCCGGTGCCCCCGGGACGGCTCCGAGCACCACCCCCGCACCGACCCGGCGGTCATCATGGCCGTCACCGACGACCAGGACCGCCTGCTCCTGGCGACCGGGCTGCCGTGGCCGGAGGGCCGCGTCTCGGTGCTGGCCGGCTTCGTCGAGGCCGGCGAGTCGTTGGAGGCGGCCGTGGCGCGCGAGGTCGGTGAGGAGGTCGGGGTCGAGGTCACCGACCTGCGCTACCGGGGCAACCAGCCCTGGCCGTTCCCGGCGTCGTTGATGATGGCCTACCGCGCCCGCGCCCTGGGCACCGAGCTGCGGGTGCAGGAGAGCGAGCTGCGCTCCGCCCGGTGGTACTCCCGCGACGAGCTGGCCGAGGGCATACGCGCCGGGCGGCTCACGCTGCCCTCCCGGGTCTCCATCGCGCACCGGCTGATCCAGGAGTGGTTCGGGGCGGCGCTCCCCGGTGACGGGCCGGCGGTCCCGTGGTGA